One part of the Neoarius graeffei isolate fNeoGra1 chromosome 2, fNeoGra1.pri, whole genome shotgun sequence genome encodes these proteins:
- the LOC132872418 gene encoding junctional adhesion molecule-like has product MMKCLYLLSFVMFHVAAGCALSGDDNLVVITQHKGGSVLLPCSCSDLNTKPQKFTWKTNRTGRLREMLNGKRYRGRLQLFNNISPANLSLLISDLREEDQGDYRCSTKREHRNIWLRVKGCELVKKAGLEEVTGFTGESVVLPCVCTDLQDKPKSVQWNFITESGANNQKIYPEQTEYYRNRVKLVSKNSPGNLSLLISDLTEEDQGFYICSVQADTKSIRLSVKVGRKETSAHSRKTDTTPPSEQCQTKTPNSPPAASSTTLEQDKQQTHSSLPKGGRCGENMMTEGRQDCKGKQEDQTGPDLVTFCII; this is encoded by the exons GCTGTGCTCTCTCTGGTGATGATAATCTGGTAGTAATCACACAACACAAAGGTGGTTCAGTGCTGTTACCCTGCTCCTGCTCTGATCTCAACACCAAACCTCAGAAATTCACTTGGAAGACCAACAGAACAGGACGTCTGAGAGAAATGTTAAATGGTAAACGCTACCGTGGCAGACTCCAGCTGTTTAATAACATTTCTCCTGCTAATCTGTCTCTGCTCATATCTGACCTGAGAGAAGAGGATCAGGGAGACTACAGGTGCAGCACTAAGAGGGAACACAGAAACATCTGGCTTCGTGTTAAAG GCTGTGAGCTGGTGAAGAAGGCAGGGTTAGAGGAGGTGACTGGGTTCACAGGAGAGTCTGTAGTCCTGCCCTGTGTCTGCACTGACCTACAGGACAAACCAAAGTCTGTACAATGGAATTTTATAACAGAATCTGGAGCAAATAATCAGAAAATTTACCCTGAACAGACTGAGTATTACAGGAACAGAGTCAAACTGGTCAGTAAAAACTCTCCAGGAAACCTCTCTCTACTCATATCAGACCTGACTGAAGAAGATCAGGGATTCTACATATGTTCTGTACAGGCTGATACAAAATCTATCAGACTATCTGTTAAag TTGGAAGAAAAGAAACTTCAGCACACTCGAGGAAAACAGACACAACACCTCCATCAGAACAGTGTCAGACTAAAACACCAAACTCTCCACCTGCAGCCTCCTCAACAACACTGGAACAAGATAAACAGCAAACACACAGCAGCCTCCCGAAAG GAGGAAGATGTGGAGAGAACATGATGACTGAAGGACGTCAGGACTGTAAGGGAAAGCAGGAGGATCAG ACTGGACCTGATCTTGTCACTTTCTGTATTATATAA